In the genome of Raphanus sativus cultivar WK10039 chromosome 4, ASM80110v3, whole genome shotgun sequence, one region contains:
- the LOC108855743 gene encoding uncharacterized protein LOC108855743: MRAPSLFAQCLPGLLPQDCGGVSALSDKDFQLPTPAVEIIPSKTSAHHRYSGENLDVLGLPVFKGKVSVSDIIGLSGSETAPSKYEGSLKSWESAIVLVHVLKNEIRDGQLSFRGKRVLELGCNYGVPGIFACLKGASSVHFQDLNAETIRCTTIPNVLANLDQARDRQSRQPESPLTPSRQAFVSASVRFYAGEWEELPAVLSIISTTEDVFFEPAAAAMSLSFSEEDFNDGCCSSQDGSVTGQQDFFSRRSRKLSGSRAWERANESDQGGGECGYDVILMTEIPYSVTSLKKLYSLIKKCLRPPYGVVYLAAKKQYVGFSNGARHLRNLVDEETILGAHLIKETTDRDVWKFFFK, encoded by the exons ATGCGCGCACCATCTTTGTTTGCGCAATGCTTGCCCGGTTTGCTACCTCAGGATTGCGGCGGTGTGTCTGCACTATCTGACAAGGATTTTCAGCTTCCAACACCAGCTGTTGAGATCATACCTTCTAAg ACATCAGCTCATCACAGGTACTCAGGGGAGAATCTAGATGTCCTTGGTTTACCAGTTTTTAAG GGAAAAGTAAGTGTTTCTGATATCATTGGTCTCTCTGGTTCAGAAACTGCTCCTTCTAAATACGAAG GTTCTCTGAAAAGTTGGGAGAGTGCTATTGTTCTTGTCCATGTCCTTAAAAACGAGATCCGCGATGGACAGCTTAGCTTCAGAGGCAAAAGGGTCCTTGAG CTAGGTTGCAACTATGGAGTTCCTGGGATATTTGCCTGCTTGAAA ggTGCTTCCTCGGTCCACTTTCAAGACCTCAACGCAGAAACAATAAGATGCACAACCATCCCAAACGTTCTTGCAAACCTCGACCAAGCCCGCGACAGGCAAAGCCGCCAGCCAGAGAGCCCGCTCACTCCGTCGAGACAAGCCTTCGTCTCTGCATCCGTCCGTTTCTACGCAGGAGAATGGGAAGAGCTCCCGGCCGTTCTATCCATCATAAGTACAACCGAAGACGTCTTCTTCGAACCAGCAGCTGCAGCGATGAGCTTGAGTTTCTCAGAGGAAGATTTCAATGATGGATGTTGCAGCAGCCAAGACGGGAGCGTTACGGGACAGCAAGACTTCTTCTCGAGGCGGTCGAGGAAGCTCTCCGGGAGCAGAGCTTGGGAAAGAGCTAATGAGAGCGACCAAGGAGGTGGAGAGTGTGGGTATGATGTTATACTAATGACTGAGATTCCTTACTCGGTTACTTCTCTCAAGAAACTATATTCTCTCATCAAGAAG TGCCTGAGGCCGCCTTACGGCGTGGTGTATTTGGCGGCTAAGAAACAGTATGTGGGATTCAGTAACGGAGCGAGACATCTGAGGAACTTGGTGGATGAGGAAACGATCTTAGGAGCTCATTTGATTAAGGAAACTACTGACAGAGACGTTTGGAAGTTCTTCTTCAAGTAA
- the LOC108855883 gene encoding inositol transporter 1, protein MTLTIPSAPGSSGYLDMYPERRMSYFGNSYILGLTVTAGIGGLLFGYDTGVISGALLYIKDDFQVVKQSSFLQETIVSMALVGAMLGAAAGGWINDYYGRKKATMFADIVFAAGAIVMAAAPDPYVLIAGRFLVGLGVGVASVTAPVYIAEASPSEVRGGLVSTNVLMITGGQFLSYLVNSAFTQVPGTWRWMLGVSGVPAVVQFVLMLFMPESPRWLFMKNRKEEAIHVLTRMYDISRLEDEIDHLSAAEEEEKLRKHTVSYLEVFRSKEMRLAFFAGAGLQAFQQFTGINTVMYYSPTIVQMAGFHSNQLALLLSLIVAGMNAAGTVVGIYFIDHCGRKKLALSSLCGVFISLVILSVSFFKQSDAAASDGGLYGWLAVLGLALYIAFFAPGMGPVPWTVNSEIYPQQYRGICGGMSATVNWISNLIVAQTFLSVAEAAGTGVTFLILAGIAVLAAVFVIVFVPETQGLTFSEVEQIWKERAWGNNSGWGSSSESNDMDGLLEQGSQS, encoded by the exons ATGACGTTGACGATCCCGTCGGCACCTGGGAGCTCAGGGTACTTGGATATGTACCCAGAGAGAAGGATGTCGTATTTTGGCAATTCTTACATTCTCGGTTTGACTGTCACTGCCGGCATAGGTGGTCTCCTCTTCGGCTACGACACag GTGTAATCTCCGGTGCCCTTTTGTACATTAAGGATGATTTTCAAGTTGTGAAGCAGAGCAGTTTCTTACAG GAAACTATTGTGAGTATGGCTTTAGTTGGTGCCATGCTCGGTGCTGCAGCAGGAGGCTGGATCAACGACTACTACGGACGCAAAAAAGCCACCATGTTTGCTGACATCGTCTTTGCAGCTGGAGCTATCGTTATGGCTGCTGCTCCCGATCCGTACGTCTTGATCGCGGGTCGTTTCTTGGTTGGTTTGGGAGTTGGTGTTGCTTCCGTGACTGCACCCGTTTATATAGCCGAAGCCTCTCCCTCTGAAGTGAGAGGTGGTCTTGTCAGCACCAATGTGCTGATGATCACCGGTGGACAGTTTCTTTCATACCTCGTTAACTCTGCTTTCACACAG GTTCCAGGGACATGGAGATGGATGCTTGGTGTTTCGGGTGTACCGGCTGTTGTTCAGTTCGTACTGATGCTTTTCATGCCGGAGTCTCCTAGGTGGCTGTTCATGAAGAACCGTAAAGAGGAAGCGATCCACGTGCTGACGAGGATGTATGACATCTCTAGGTTAGAGGACGAGATCGATCATCTTTCCGCGGctgaagaggaagagaagctGAGGAAACACACCGTTAGCTACTTGGAAGTCTTTAGATCCAAAGAGATGAGACTCGCCTTCTTCGCCGGAGCAGGACTCCAGGCGTTTCAGCAGTTCACTGGGATCAACACCGTCATGTACTATAGCCCTACGATAGTTCAGATGGCTGGCTTTCATTCGAACCAGCTCGCTCTGTTGCTCTCTCTCATCGTTGCTGGGATGAACGCTGCTGGAACAGTGGTGGGGATATACTTCATCGACCACTGTGGACGGAAGAAGCTTGCTCTCTCTAGTCTATGCGGTGTGTTTATCTCTCTCGTGATCCTCTCTGTATCCTTCTTCAAACAGTCTGATGCGGCGGCGTCTGATGGAGGGCTCTACGGCTGGCTAGCCGTGCTTGGTTTAGCTCTGTACATCGCTTTCTTTGCACCGGGGATGGGACCGGTCCCGTGGACGGTGAACTCGGAGATATACCCGCAGCAGTACCGAGGCATATGCGGCGGGATGTCTGCGACGGTTAACTGGATCAGTAACTTGATCGTGGCGCAGACTTTCTTGTCGGTAGCAGAAGCTGCTGGTACTGGAGTGACGTTCTTGATTTTGGCGGGGATAGCGGTTTTGGCAGCTGTGTTTGTGATTGTGTTTGTCCCCGAGACGCAGGGGCTGACGTTTTCTGAAGTTGAGCAGATTTGGAAAGAGAGGGCTTGGGGGAATAACAGTGGTTGGGGGAGTAGCAGCGAGAGCAATGACATGGATGGGTTGCTAGAGCAGGGATCTCAGTCTTAG